A genomic window from Flavobacterium phycosphaerae includes:
- a CDS encoding TIGR03643 family protein, with the protein MKKSKLAELDNEQLERVVSMAQEERKPFEVIKEEFGLTENEVTEFMRKRLSKDNFELWKKKATGSKPKPKPIIDDFDDDLDSKYYIKNKFD; encoded by the coding sequence ATGAAAAAAAGTAAGTTAGCAGAATTAGACAACGAACAGTTAGAACGCGTTGTCAGTATGGCGCAAGAGGAACGAAAACCTTTTGAAGTAATAAAAGAAGAATTTGGACTGACAGAAAATGAAGTAACCGAATTTATGCGCAAACGGTTATCCAAAGATAATTTTGAGCTTTGGAAAAAGAAAGCCACCGGCAGTAAACCAAAACCAAAACCCATCATTGACGATTTTGATGATGACTTGGATAGTAAATATTACATCAAAAATAAATTTGATTAA
- a CDS encoding T9SS type A sorting domain-containing protein has product MKKFIYSIAAFLMIVAASAQSSVVQAEYFWDTDPGYGLATPISATDGNFNSAFEQLTKTGIALPAVGLHVLNIRIKDNTGVWGPVFRNVISVQTSLGNADFDLKNLVVYPNPVKNILNVSFDKSISAVSIYTIVGQEVKTEILNATEGNIDMSNLSSGTYIVKVTTDNQVKTLKVIKE; this is encoded by the coding sequence ATGAAGAAATTTATATATAGTATAGCGGCATTTTTAATGATAGTCGCCGCTTCAGCACAATCCTCAGTAGTACAGGCCGAATATTTTTGGGATACCGATCCGGGATATGGACTGGCTACTCCCATTTCAGCAACAGATGGTAACTTTAACAGTGCTTTTGAACAGTTAACCAAAACAGGAATCGCATTACCTGCAGTAGGATTACATGTTTTAAATATCCGTATAAAAGACAATACCGGTGTTTGGGGACCGGTTTTCAGAAATGTAATCAGTGTACAAACCAGTTTAGGAAACGCTGATTTTGATTTGAAAAACTTAGTGGTTTATCCTAATCCGGTAAAAAATATATTGAATGTTTCTTTTGATAAATCTATTTCAGCCGTATCCATTTACACGATAGTAGGGCAAGAAGTGAAAACAGAAATTTTGAATGCCACCGAAGGCAACATTGATATGTCAAATTTAAGCTCAGGAACTTACATTGTAAAAGTTACGACCGACAATCAGGTTAAAACCTTAAAAGTGATTAAAGAGTAA
- a CDS encoding sterol desaturase family protein — protein sequence MNEIIHYFSSIPSSHRALILAGGITFFWLIETAVPFFKFGYNKWKHAGINIFFTITTMLVNFCLALILLNTATWTTDHHFGILNWLPTFNPWFMMLVGLLLLDLIGAYLVHLIEHKVRFLWRFHLIHHTDTYIDTTSANRHHPGESVLRFIFTTLGILIVGSPMWMVFLYQTLSVVATQFNHANIVLPKEADRFLSYFIVSPDMHKVHHHYVLPYTDSNYGNIFSVWDRLFGTFKTLDRDKLIYGVDTHMKPEENSRLWNLLSIPFQKYRSPNS from the coding sequence ATGAATGAAATAATCCATTATTTTTCATCGATTCCATCTTCGCACAGAGCACTCATTTTGGCAGGAGGCATAACCTTTTTCTGGTTGATTGAAACCGCAGTACCTTTTTTTAAATTCGGCTACAACAAGTGGAAACACGCGGGAATCAATATCTTTTTTACCATTACCACCATGCTTGTCAATTTTTGTTTGGCACTGATTTTATTAAATACAGCTACTTGGACCACCGACCACCATTTCGGAATCCTGAATTGGTTGCCTACTTTCAATCCGTGGTTTATGATGCTAGTTGGATTGTTGCTGTTAGATTTAATTGGCGCCTATCTTGTTCATTTAATTGAACACAAAGTTCGGTTCCTCTGGCGCTTTCATTTGATTCACCACACCGATACTTATATCGACACCACATCAGCCAACCGCCACCATCCCGGAGAAAGTGTGTTGCGATTTATTTTTACTACGCTCGGTATTTTAATTGTCGGAAGCCCCATGTGGATGGTTTTTTTGTATCAAACACTATCCGTTGTGGCTACGCAGTTTAATCATGCCAACATAGTTTTGCCCAAAGAAGCAGACCGTTTTTTAAGCTATTTCATTGTTTCTCCTGATATGCATAAAGTACATCATCATTATGTTTTGCCTTATACGGACAGCAATTACGGGAATATCTTTTCGGTTTGGGATAGGTTGTTCGGCACTTTTAAAACGTTGGATAGAGATAAACTAATTTACGGAGTGGATACACACATGAAGCCTGAAGAAAACAGTCGTTTATGGAATTTATTGTCAATTCCGTTCCAAAAATACCGCTCGCCCAATTCTTAA